Genomic DNA from Augochlora pura isolate Apur16 unplaced genomic scaffold, APUR_v2.2.1 APUR_unplaced_2406, whole genome shotgun sequence:
ttgtcGCGATGGTTGTCGACGGTTTGGATATCTTCTTtaataaagacattttttgaGAATATCTcgagatttaataattcttttgccGTGGTaccctaatcattttttacgtagaatgaacagaagaattgacctatgtaaaaaaatatgcatttctatttaaagaaatgatgcaattgttaattgcaaatGCACTGctgcatctaaaaaaaatttgaaggcCTACAGATGTAGAGCTCTGCGAACCGTTTATCTTTCTCCTTcggaattttttcataaatacaataacaaGGGAGTTGTAACTAACAattgcgtggaccaccctgtatataaaattgttaagtactAGGTAACGCGAACAGTACCAgaaacgattaatattttcattttctactaatagaaaaatgtttcggtTGAAATGAGAAATTTTCTGTATGATCTAGCTTTGACAGAGTTATCTGGAAGACGAAATCGCTGGAACTAACCCTTCTCTGGCTGAGATATTCCATTCCTCGGGCTACTTGGAACGCCCAGGACAACAGATCCTGCGTGCAAATTGGTTTTAAGATAGAGGTTTCGTAGTCTCCCCGACAGCTGGACGATCCAGATTGTGTAGACGTGAACACGGGATCAACCGCTGACGTATTGTTGACCTGGGAGTCTGTCGATGTGGTGTGACAGTGCAGCGAATCGGATTCCGAATTACAGTTGTTATTGCCAGAAGGTGACGATTCCACGGATTTTGTTCTATCGCGCGAACAGAAAAGAGTAGAAAAGTGTTAGCACTGCAACCCTGTTGCGGAAAAGAACATgttgttgtattttatatctttacaaCCATTCACATTATCAAATCATAAGCGA
This window encodes:
- the LOC144477623 gene encoding platelet-derived growth factor receptor alpha-like; protein product: ELLVIVEFCRFGNLQNYLLKNRSGFINQIDEETGKLDLSIGLDLLTRSTKPCDNNRTKSVESSPSGNNNCNSESDSLHCHTTSTDSQVNNTSAVDPVFTSTQSGSSSCRGDYETSILKPICTQDLLSWAFQVARGMEYLSQRRILHGDLAARNILLADDNVAKICDFGLAK